The following are from one region of the Fusarium verticillioides 7600 chromosome 1, whole genome shotgun sequence genome:
- a CDS encoding CDF family cation efflux system protein: MGILQKMAWSKSTRIKVMIAIDTLFFLVEIVSGFLAHSLALMADAFHMLNDIISLVIGLWAVSAAQKTSTDEFTFGWVRAEILGAFFNAVFLIALCVSIVLEALTRFIEPPEINNPKLMLIVGSAGLFSNFVGFFVLGGHGHSHGPAEHDHDHEHGHSHAHVHDEEEGNAGYQTQGTLADESGRAAEVLPEAVIRRATASKKSSGKSSEQRHSRDASTRGRDYHRSSRSGHTRFASLDDLSIHPASFRQSIIEATRGETNESESESETDAENSLIMEEAEAHEESPLLKDVTKKGSSLGHNRKGSHSHSHSRRPRRDSSVHHGHHHTLPKKAGKKDSHGHNHADMGMNAMILHVIGDMLGNIGVMVTALIIWLTDWPGKVYADPAVSLFITAIILKTCIPLTRGTARVLLQATPEHISVPEIRQDIEALPGVITCHHIHVWQLSDTKLVASMHLQVSFPIDSHSGEKYMELARRARKCLHGFGIHSATIQPEFCFDQKHSHEAEAAALSLDGPVDINKGDSCLLECIDDCQAQGCCPADSSSKASSTRRCSQSSHSSTSPHTHDHDHGHDHGNNHQH; this comes from the exons ATGGGTATTCTTCAAAAGATGGCTTGGTCCAAGAGTACCAGGATCAAGGTGATGATAGCCATTGACACTTTGTTTTTCCTCGTCGAGATCGTCTCTGGCTTCCTGGCCCACTCGCTGGCTCTCATGGCCGATGCTTTTCACATG ctcaatgatatcatctcGCTGGTTATCGGCCTCTGGGCTGTGTCCGCCGCACAAAAGACCTCCACTGACGAATTCACCTTTGGC TGGGTTCGCGCAGAGATTCTTGGTGCCTTTTTCAACGCTGTTTTCCTTATCGCCCTCTGTGTTTCCATCGTCCTCGAAGCATTGACCCGATTCATCGAACCACCCGAGATCAATAACCCCAAGCTCATGCTCATTGTCGGTTCTGCCGGCCTGTTCTCCAACTTTGTCGGTTTCTTTGTCCTCGGCGGCCACGGTCACTCTCATGGACCCGCCGAACACGACCACGATCATGAGCATGGACACTCTCACGCTCACGTCcacgacgaagaggagggcAACGCGGGTTACCAAACCCAGGGCACTCTTGCAGACGAAAGTGGTCGTGCTGCTGAGGTTCTACCCGAGGCCGTGATCCGCCGTGCAACGGCTTCCAAGAAGTCCAGCGGCAAATCCAGCGAACAGCGACATAGCCGAGATGCATCCACACGAGGCCGCGACTATCATCGATCCAGTAGGAGTGGACATACTCGTTTCGCTAGTCTCGATGACTTGAGCATTCACCCAGCAAGTTTCCGACAAAGCATTATCGAAGCTACGCGTGGCGAGACCAACGaaagcgagagcgagagtgAGACCGACGCCGAGAACTCTCTGATAATGGAAGAGGCCGAGGCGCATGAGGAGTCacctcttctcaaagacgTTACTAAGAAAGGTTCTTCCCTTGGCCACAATAGAAAAGGCTCCCACTCTCATTCCCACTCTCGACGACCTAGACGGGACTCGAGcgttcatcatggccaccaCCATACTCTTCCCAAGAAagctggcaagaaggacagCCACGGCCATAACCACGCTGATATGGGTATGAATGCTATGATTCTCCACGTCATTGGAGACATGCTTGGCAACATAGGTGTCATGGTCACGGCTCTCATTATCTGGCTGACGGACTGGCCTGGTAAAGTCTACGCTGATCCCGCcgtctctctcttcatcactgCTATTATCCTCAAGACCTGCATTCCTCTCACCCGAGGCACCGCTCGTGTTCTTTTACAAGCTACTCCTGAGCATATCAGCGTCCCTGAGATTAGACAAGACATCGAAGCTCTTCCCGGCGTTATCACCTGCCACCATATTCATGTCTGGCAACTCTCAGACACCAAACTTGTCGCTAGTATGCACCTCCAAGTGTCTTTCCCCATTGATTCTCACAGTGGCGAGAAGTACATGGAGCTGGCTCGGCGAGCTCGGAAGTGTCTTCATGGGTTTGGCATTCACAGCGCTACGATACAGCCTGAGTTCTGCTTCGACCAGAAGCACTCACACGAAgcagaagctgctgctctgTCCCTAGACGGTCCTGTTGATATCAATAAGGGTGATAGTTGCCTCCTTGAGTGTATCGACGACTGCCAGGCCCAGGGTTGCTGCCCTGCCGACTCGTCGTCCAAGGCTTCGTCAACAAGACGATGTAGTCAATCGTCGCACAGCTCTACCAGCCCTCATACGCACGATCATGACCACGGCCACGATCACGGCAACAACCACCAGCACTAA